Proteins from a genomic interval of Phlebotomus papatasi isolate M1 chromosome 3, Ppap_2.1, whole genome shotgun sequence:
- the LOC129805563 gene encoding L-selectin: protein MSVLRILALFTIGLSMVAAQRRLALPDPRSCANRVRHATYRDARGVAHSYFFSWEHQPTRSLEVDWLDARNICRRHCMDAVSLETPQENEFIKQRIVRGNVRYIWTSGRKCNFAGCDRPDLLPPNENGWFWSGSGAKIGPTSQRNTGDWSYTGGYGQAQPDNREAAQGNDESCLSILNNFYNDGAKWHDVACHHLKPFVCEDSDELLNFVRSRNPGIRL from the exons ATGTCAGTGCTCAGAATCTTGGCACTGTTCACCATTGGGCTGAGCATGGTAGCAGCTCAGCGTCGATTGGCTCTTCCTGATCCCAGAAGTTGTGCAAATC GTGTTCGTCATGCCACTTATCGAGATGCTCGTGGAGTTGCTCACTCATATTTCTTCAGTTGGGAACATCAG CCAACTCGTAGTCTGGAGGTAGACTGGCTGGACGCTAGGAACATCTGCCGCCGTCACTGCATGGACGCTGTATCCTTGGAGACCCCTCAAGAGAATGAATTCATCAAACAGAGAATCGTACGAGGCAATGTTCGCTATATCTGGACTTCTGGACGCAAATGTAACTTTGCCGGATGCGATCGCCCAGATTTGCTGCCACCCAACGAGAACGGATGGTTCTGGTCGGGATCTGGCGCCAAGATTGGACCCACAAGCCAGCGCAATACGGGAGACTGGAGCTACACCGGAGGATACGGTCAGGCTCAGCCAGATAACCGAGAAGCCGCTCAg GGCAATGACGAATCCTGCCTGTCCATCCTCAACAACTTCTACAACGATGGAGCCAAATGGCATGATGTCGCTTGCCATCATTTGAAACCCTTCGTCTGTGAGGATTCCGATGAACTCCTCAACTTTGTTCGCTCTCGCAATCCCGGCATTCGCCTCTAA